From the genome of Brevinematales bacterium, one region includes:
- a CDS encoding metallophosphoesterase, with amino-acid sequence MIYLCGDLHGDIDIHKLSSKLWPEGHKLTKSDILIVLGDFGLFWRGRGDEWWLKWLNNKPWTTWFIPGNHENYDILDKFPIEEQDEFLRLGVTPYESIRMICHGSIIEIGGKKLFCFGGADSVDKHERIEGFSWWKQEIPSYQDQERAFHNLEKVGYSVDYILTHAVYQSVLDRVNQEQGLFSYKTNDPVTKVLQEIHDRTKFQHWYCGHYHIDYTDEEYRTTFLYDREPMRII; translated from the coding sequence GTGATATATCTATGCGGCGATCTCCATGGCGATATCGATATTCACAAGCTCTCGTCGAAGCTATGGCCGGAGGGGCACAAGCTCACGAAAAGCGATATCCTCATTGTGCTCGGGGACTTCGGGCTGTTCTGGCGGGGTAGGGGTGACGAATGGTGGCTGAAATGGCTCAATAATAAGCCGTGGACGACATGGTTTATCCCCGGCAACCACGAGAACTATGATATCCTCGACAAGTTCCCCATCGAAGAACAAGACGAATTCCTGCGGTTAGGTGTGACTCCTTACGAAAGTATCCGGATGATCTGTCACGGGTCGATCATCGAAATCGGGGGAAAGAAACTGTTCTGCTTCGGCGGCGCGGACTCAGTCGATAAACATGAACGGATCGAGGGATTCTCGTGGTGGAAGCAGGAAATCCCCTCCTATCAGGATCAGGAGAGGGCGTTCCACAATCTCGAAAAGGTCGGGTATTCGGTGGACTATATTCTCACCCACGCGGTCTATCAATCGGTGTTGGATCGCGTCAATCAGGAGCAGGGTTTATTCTCCTACAAAACCAACGACCCGGTAACCAAGGTCTTGCAGGAAATCCATGATAGAACAAAGTTCCAGCATTGGTATTGCGGACATTATCATATCGATTACACGGATGAGGAATACCGGACGACCTTTCTATATGACCGGGAACCGATGCGGATTATTTAA
- a CDS encoding SAM-dependent DNA methyltransferase yields the protein MAKAENSQSATLGFETKLWQAADKLRNNMDAAEYKHVVLGLIFLKYISDAFDEEHQKLITDQVNGADPEDPDEYRANNIFWVPKEGRWSSLQGKAKQPEIGRLIDEAMVAIEKDNPVLKGVLPKEYGRQSLDKQRLGELIDLISTIGLGDKENRSKDILGRVYEYFLSQFASAEGKKGGQFYTPRCIVQLLVTMLAPYKGRIYDPCCGSGGMFVQSEKFIEEHGGRVGDISIYGQESNPTTWKLAKMNLAIRGIDANLGPENADSFHRDLHPDLKADFVLANPPFNSSDWGGERLKDDKRWKYGTPPVNNANYAWIQHFIHHLTPSGIAGFVLANGSMSSNTSGEGDIRRKLIEEDIIDCMVALPGQLFYSTQIPVCLWFIARGKNDGTNGIPIGGTFRDRRGEILFIDARKLGTMSDRVHRELTIEDIERVGETYHAWRGDPDCKKKYEDIAGFCASVKIEEIANHGYVLTPGRYVGAEEVEDDGEPFEEKMNRLTKELAGQLEEEQKLNGEIRRNLETLGFKI from the coding sequence ATGGCTAAGGCTGAAAATTCACAATCCGCGACGCTTGGGTTCGAGACGAAACTTTGGCAGGCAGCGGATAAACTCCGGAATAACATGGACGCGGCGGAATACAAGCATGTAGTCCTCGGGCTGATCTTCCTCAAATACATCTCCGACGCTTTCGACGAGGAGCACCAGAAACTCATCACCGACCAAGTGAACGGCGCAGACCCGGAAGACCCCGACGAGTACCGCGCGAACAATATCTTCTGGGTACCAAAAGAAGGGCGATGGTCGTCCCTCCAAGGCAAGGCGAAACAGCCTGAAATAGGACGGCTAATCGACGAGGCGATGGTCGCTATCGAAAAGGACAATCCCGTATTGAAAGGGGTGCTTCCTAAAGAATACGGACGGCAATCATTAGACAAACAGAGGTTGGGGGAGCTGATCGACCTGATCAGCACGATAGGACTCGGCGATAAAGAGAACCGCTCGAAGGACATCCTCGGGCGGGTGTACGAATACTTCCTTTCGCAATTCGCCAGCGCCGAGGGAAAGAAGGGCGGGCAGTTCTACACTCCCCGCTGTATTGTCCAGCTTCTCGTAACCATGCTCGCGCCGTACAAGGGGCGCATCTACGACCCATGCTGCGGATCGGGCGGAATGTTCGTACAGAGTGAAAAGTTCATCGAGGAGCACGGCGGAAGGGTGGGGGATATCAGCATCTACGGGCAGGAGTCGAACCCCACGACATGGAAGCTCGCCAAGATGAACCTCGCCATCCGGGGGATCGACGCGAACCTCGGACCGGAGAACGCCGACAGTTTCCACCGTGACCTGCACCCCGACCTGAAGGCAGACTTCGTCCTCGCGAACCCGCCGTTCAATTCGTCCGACTGGGGCGGCGAACGCCTGAAGGACGACAAACGCTGGAAGTACGGCACACCGCCCGTGAATAACGCGAACTATGCCTGGATTCAGCATTTCATCCACCACCTCACGCCGTCGGGCATAGCGGGGTTTGTGCTCGCTAACGGGAGCATGTCGTCGAACACGTCGGGCGAAGGGGATATCCGGCGAAAGCTGATCGAGGAGGACATCATCGATTGTATGGTCGCGCTTCCGGGACAGCTCTTTTACTCCACGCAGATTCCCGTGTGCCTGTGGTTTATCGCACGGGGCAAGAACGACGGGACGAACGGTATCCCGATAGGAGGGACATTCCGTGACCGGCGCGGGGAAATCCTCTTTATCGACGCGCGAAAGCTCGGAACGATGTCCGACCGCGTGCACCGCGAACTGACTATCGAGGATATCGAAAGGGTGGGGGAGACGTACCACGCATGGCGGGGCGATCCGGACTGCAAGAAAAAGTATGAGGATATCGCGGGCTTCTGTGCCTCGGTAAAAATAGAGGAGATCGCGAATCACGGGTATGTGCTCACGCCGGGGCGGTATGTCGGCGCGGAGGAAGTCGAAGACGACGGCGAACCGTTCGAGGAAAAAATGAATCGGCTGACAAAAGAACTCGCGGGACAACTCGAAGAGGAACAGAAGCTGAACGGGGAAATCCGCAGGAACCTTGAAACGCTGGGGTTTAAGATTTAA
- a CDS encoding virulence RhuM family protein — protein MENKNKSEILLYKSGDGSIRINVLIQDNSVWLSQKGIAELYQTTIANINQHITNIYEERELLPDSTIKKYLIVQTEGKREVERLIDHYNLDVILAIGYRVRSISGTQFRQWATEHLKEYLVKGFTIDDLRLKSGQNIGDDYFEELLERIRDIRSSERRFYQKITDIYAQCSIDYDPQAQITQDFYAMVQNKLHWAIHGHTAAEIISERADADKPFMGLTTWKNAPKGMIRKNDVTVAKNYLTEDEIGKLNRIVNMYLDYAELQAEKRSPMTMEDWSKKLDSFLRFNEKNILEDAGKISAEIAKQIAEREFDKYKEHLRELESTTPVSDFDKEVEKIKKLKSKDEKAKRGNKEEP, from the coding sequence ATGGAAAATAAAAACAAATCGGAAATACTGCTTTATAAATCCGGTGACGGTTCAATCAGAATAAATGTTCTCATACAGGATAACTCGGTTTGGCTTTCACAAAAGGGTATTGCTGAACTCTACCAAACAACAATAGCAAATATAAATCAGCACATTACAAATATCTATGAAGAAAGAGAACTTCTCCCAGATTCAACTATTAAGAAATACTTAATAGTTCAAACTGAGGGGAAAAGAGAAGTAGAAAGACTTATTGACCATTATAACTTAGATGTAATATTAGCAATCGGTTATCGGGTACGCTCTATAAGTGGAACACAATTCCGACAATGGGCTACAGAACATTTAAAGGAATATCTTGTAAAAGGATTTACAATTGACGATTTGCGTCTTAAATCCGGTCAAAATATCGGCGATGATTATTTTGAAGAATTACTTGAAAGAATCAGAGATATTCGTTCTTCAGAAAGAAGATTTTACCAAAAAATAACTGATATTTACGCGCAATGCAGTATCGATTATGATCCGCAAGCCCAGATAACACAAGATTTTTACGCGATGGTTCAGAATAAGCTGCATTGGGCTATACATGGGCATACTGCCGCAGAGATCATTTCAGAACGTGCGGACGCTGACAAACCTTTTATGGGTCTTACGACATGGAAAAACGCTCCAAAAGGGATGATCCGTAAAAACGATGTTACGGTAGCCAAAAATTATCTTACAGAAGATGAAATCGGTAAGCTCAATCGGATTGTAAACATGTATTTAGATTACGCGGAATTGCAGGCGGAAAAGAGGTCGCCGATGACTATGGAAGATTGGTCTAAAAAGCTTGATTCATTTCTGCGATTCAATGAGAAAAATATTTTGGAAGACGCCGGGAAGATTTCAGCAGAAATCGCAAAGCAAATCGCCGAACGGGAATTCGACAAGTACAAGGAACATTTACGCGAACTGGAATCAACAACTCCTGTTTCGGATTTTGATAAAGAGGTTGAAAAGATAAAAAAGTTAAAATCGAAGGATGAGAAAGCTAAACGCGGAAATAAAGAAGAACCTTGA
- a CDS encoding nucleotidyltransferase, with translation MIDYEKFQKSLKHLEVQYANYTGMDDRPNLTEIDKEAITESVIQRFEICYDSLWKVLKRYLNETLGIPDVPNSPKPVFRLANENSLFTSPVDKWLLYADTRVDTAHDYSLEKVEQALSMMKDFIGDAIGLYQTMTGLTWE, from the coding sequence ATGATCGATTATGAAAAATTCCAGAAGTCGCTGAAACACCTTGAGGTACAATACGCGAATTATACAGGCATGGACGACCGCCCGAACTTGACGGAAATCGACAAGGAAGCTATTACCGAATCGGTGATCCAACGGTTCGAGATATGCTACGACAGCCTGTGGAAAGTCCTGAAGCGTTATCTCAACGAGACGCTCGGTATCCCGGACGTGCCGAATAGTCCGAAACCGGTTTTCCGGCTGGCCAACGAGAACTCGCTTTTCACCTCGCCGGTCGACAAATGGCTTCTTTACGCCGACACACGGGTCGATACCGCCCACGATTACAGCCTTGAAAAGGTAGAGCAAGCTCTAAGCATGATGAAGGATTTTATCGGCGACGCGATCGGATTATACCAGACCATGACGGGGCTGACATGGGAATAA
- a CDS encoding restriction endonuclease subunit S, translating to MPNGWNKITLSEFILLQRGFDLPEYSRKNGKVPVVASTGIVGYHDSFQVKGPGVVIGRSGSIGGGQYIEADFWPLNTTLWVKDRKGNDIHYIYYLLKSIDFSIFNAGSGVPTLNRNHLDNIKVFAPPLAEQHAIAHILGTLDDKIELLRRMNKTLEEMARALFKSWFVDFDPVRAKMDGRWTRGGSLPGMPAGMRDLWPSRLVDSELGEIPEGWRVGVVKDVAKSIFSGGTPDTRKAEYWDGNIPWFSSGETRELLITSTEKYISQKGVDESSTRKSVYGDILIASAGQGNTRGQTSFNTIETYINQSVVAIRTDKDKSNPLWLFLNLSNRYEEMRNISDSHSSRGSLTTKLLETMPLILPSKELVDQFFILVNGNINKWIANLIGIKTLMQIRDTLLPKLVSGEVRVPEKRVAEMQKGREGE from the coding sequence CTGCCGAATGGGTGGAATAAAATTACTTTGTCGGAATTTATTCTACTTCAAAGAGGTTTTGATTTACCTGAATATTCTCGAAAAAATGGAAAAGTTCCTGTTGTCGCATCAACCGGAATTGTTGGTTATCATGATTCATTTCAAGTAAAAGGACCAGGAGTAGTAATTGGACGATCAGGAAGCATTGGAGGTGGTCAATATATTGAGGCTGATTTTTGGCCTCTAAATACAACACTTTGGGTAAAAGATAGAAAAGGGAACGATATTCATTATATTTATTATCTCCTAAAAAGCATTGATTTTTCAATATTCAATGCAGGAAGTGGGGTTCCTACCTTAAATAGAAATCATTTAGATAATATAAAAGTCTTTGCCCCCCCCCTCGCCGAACAGCACGCGATCGCGCATATCCTGGGCACACTCGACGATAAGATCGAGCTCCTGCGCCGGATGAATAAGACGCTGGAGGAGATGGCGCGCGCGTTATTTAAAAGCTGGTTCGTGGACTTCGACCCCGTGCGCGCGAAGATGGACGGGCGGTGGACGCGCGGCGGATCGCTACCGGGGATGCCCGCCGGGATGCGAGATTTGTGGCCGTCGCGCCTCGTGGACAGCGAGCTCGGGGAGATACCGGAGGGGTGGAGAGTGGGTGTTGTTAAAGATGTTGCGAAGAGTATTTTTAGCGGTGGAACTCCTGATACAAGAAAAGCTGAATACTGGGATGGAAATATTCCTTGGTTTTCATCAGGGGAAACAAGAGAATTATTAATTACTTCTACTGAAAAATACATTTCTCAAAAAGGAGTTGACGAATCATCAACAAGAAAATCTGTATATGGTGATATTCTAATTGCTTCTGCTGGTCAGGGAAATACAAGAGGGCAAACTTCATTCAATACTATTGAAACTTATATCAATCAGTCAGTAGTCGCAATCCGAACCGATAAAGATAAATCAAATCCTTTATGGTTATTTTTAAATCTCAGTAATCGGTATGAAGAAATGCGTAATATTTCTGATTCTCATAGTAGCCGAGGGAGTTTAACAACCAAACTTTTAGAAACAATGCCTTTAATTCTACCATCGAAGGAATTGGTAGATCAATTTTTCATTCTTGTAAATGGAAATATAAATAAGTGGATAGCTAATTTAATCGGTATAAAAACTCTCATGCAAATCCGCGATACGCTGTTGCCGAAGCTGGTGTCGGGGGAGGTGAGGGTGCCAGAAAAACGGGTAGCGGAGATGCAGAAGGGCAGGGAGGGGGAATGA
- a CDS encoding phosphatase: MIEVYKNLFIGDQTDYESRVKGNPEWMVIHACKEPYHKELLGYSGRGAPKEHPEYFFGRRENRLFLNLIDAEDPAYIPEVIIDEALNFISEAQAAGKKCLVHCNQGESRAPSIGLLYLASIDAISKNSYQETEIDFRKLYPSYNPKMGMVGFINMNWDKYTGKRK; encoded by the coding sequence ATGATCGAAGTGTATAAAAATCTATTCATCGGAGATCAAACCGATTATGAAAGCAGGGTCAAGGGAAATCCTGAATGGATGGTAATTCATGCCTGTAAAGAACCCTATCATAAAGAACTACTAGGCTATTCAGGGCGGGGAGCACCTAAAGAACATCCGGAATACTTTTTCGGACGACGCGAAAACCGTTTATTTCTGAATTTGATTGATGCAGAAGACCCCGCTTATATTCCAGAAGTCATCATTGATGAGGCACTCAATTTTATTAGTGAGGCTCAAGCGGCCGGTAAAAAATGTCTGGTGCATTGCAATCAGGGAGAAAGCCGCGCCCCTTCAATAGGATTACTCTACCTTGCTTCAATTGATGCTATTTCAAAAAATAGTTATCAGGAAACAGAAATCGATTTTAGGAAATTGTATCCATCTTATAATCCGAAAATGGGTATGGTTGGATTTATCAATATGAATTGGGATAAGTACACAGGAAAGAGGAAATAA
- a CDS encoding DUF3800 domain-containing protein — protein METSTHVAFSDESNWNTGTYRSIALMSLKKDYLSEITQKLVQALSESQLKEFKWKDLSTAKQRFQAGKIIDIVFPYLKERKARIDILIWDITDSRHDIRGRDDTKNLGRMYFHLLNNVLKMRWPNFAIWSLYPDEFSEMDWDKLHEILLYKSVLSTEQYKLFETEALLSFRGMLERVFKIARIEPRKSHLEPLLQVSDLFAGLACYSKENFSIFTKWKEEEQGQTGLFEEECINYSNTQKERFQVLDKLIALCNNCCLGVSFNSSGCLRTLDPKNSLNFWWYEPQSEKDKAPIKEKKNTESLW, from the coding sequence TTGGAAACCAGCACACATGTTGCTTTTTCCGACGAGTCTAATTGGAATACCGGCACATATAGAAGTATAGCATTAATGAGTTTAAAGAAAGATTATTTATCTGAGATAACTCAAAAACTGGTTCAGGCATTAAGTGAATCTCAATTGAAAGAGTTTAAATGGAAAGATTTAAGTACGGCTAAGCAACGTTTTCAGGCAGGAAAAATTATTGATATTGTGTTTCCTTACCTCAAAGAAAGAAAAGCAAGGATTGATATTTTGATTTGGGATATTACAGATAGCCGCCATGATATAAGGGGGAGAGATGATACAAAAAACTTAGGCAGAATGTATTTTCACTTACTGAATAATGTATTAAAAATGAGATGGCCAAATTTTGCAATTTGGAGTCTATATCCCGATGAGTTTTCAGAAATGGATTGGGATAAACTACATGAAATCCTTTTGTATAAGAGTGTACTTTCAACTGAACAATACAAGTTATTTGAAACAGAGGCGTTATTGAGTTTTCGTGGAATGTTAGAGAGGGTATTTAAGATCGCCAGAATTGAACCAAGAAAATCTCATTTAGAGCCTTTATTGCAGGTTTCTGACTTATTCGCAGGGCTTGCTTGTTACTCAAAAGAAAACTTCTCAATCTTTACAAAGTGGAAAGAAGAGGAACAAGGTCAAACAGGATTGTTTGAAGAGGAATGTATTAATTACTCCAACACACAAAAAGAACGTTTTCAAGTTTTAGACAAATTGATAGCTCTATGTAATAATTGTTGTTTAGGAGTTAGTTTCAATTCTTCAGGATGTTTGCGAACCCTTGATCCTAAAAACTCGTTAAATTTTTGGTGGTATGAACCGCAATCTGAAAAAGATAAAGCTCCGATAAAAGAAAAGAAAAATACTGAAAGCTTATGGTAA